A genomic segment from Sparus aurata chromosome 10, fSpaAur1.1, whole genome shotgun sequence encodes:
- the LOC115589603 gene encoding seminal ribonuclease-like — translation MKKHIIPMDFGEDKAQWSKYLGDNSLCGRVPVQSFIYNTVDEVKEICSPKGEHVSENLCRSRSKMTVYDVESIEDCTVKKVTTKNHEVVVACDKVGNKCLPVHYQAKINVIPKGDPCIK, via the exons ATGAAGAAACACATCATTCCGATGGACTTTGGAGAGGACAAGGCTCAGTGGAGCAA ATACCTGGGGGACAACAGTCTCTGTGGCAGAGTTCCAGTTCAGTCCTTCATCTACAACACAGTGGATGAAGTTAAGGAGATCTGCAGTCCAAAGGGCGAACATGTGTCTGAAAACTTGTGCAGGAGCAGATCAAAGATGACTGTATATGATGTTGAATCCATAGAGGATTGCACTGTCAAAAAAGTAACAACTAAGAATCATGAAGTGGTTGTAGCATGTGATAAAGTTGGAAATAAATGCCTCCCTGTCCATTATCAGGCAAAGATTAATGTCATTCCGAAAGGTGACCCCTGCATTAAATAA